In Novosphingobium resinovorum, the following are encoded in one genomic region:
- a CDS encoding glutamate carboxypeptidase, with amino-acid sequence MSHPAPSLFSGRLKRPSRVLRSLLVSLGAIWVPLGAAAATPSQAALKAEVERQVPASIRQLGEMVSIDSGSSDAPGLKAMANYLDARLTALGASVERKPVPPAAGDMLVATLHGKRANNGGPRFLLLAHMDTVYQSGTAAKWPFAIKGDIATGPGVSDDKGGIAVVLGTLEMLRKLGFGDYGTITIAFNPDEEIGSPGSRHLIEQLGAEHDYVLSCEPGGKQRILATSGIATLSLKVEGKASHAGVAPQDGRNALVEAADIIGRTAALSDPAKGFKFNWTIAQSGSKHNIIPDLAEATADIRYIDEADVTATMAHLRQLAAAPAVEGTRVSFTLGRNRPPMVPTDKAREMAKVAAGAGREFGYPITILDKPFGGGSDAAYAAVSGKSGVVESFGLGGEHAHTLGEETADLGSMPSSLYVMARTIVLLSGR; translated from the coding sequence ATGTCGCACCCCGCCCCATCCCTGTTTTCCGGCAGGCTGAAACGCCCCAGCCGGGTGCTCCGTAGCCTGCTGGTGTCGCTAGGGGCTATTTGGGTGCCGTTGGGTGCCGCCGCGGCCACCCCGTCGCAAGCAGCACTGAAAGCCGAGGTGGAGCGGCAGGTTCCGGCCTCGATCCGGCAGCTCGGCGAGATGGTCTCGATCGATTCCGGCTCGTCCGACGCGCCCGGCCTCAAGGCGATGGCGAACTATCTCGACGCGCGCCTGACCGCCCTTGGCGCCAGCGTGGAGCGCAAGCCGGTGCCGCCCGCCGCAGGCGACATGCTGGTAGCCACGCTACACGGCAAGCGTGCGAACAACGGCGGCCCACGCTTCCTCCTGCTCGCTCACATGGACACCGTCTACCAGTCCGGCACGGCCGCGAAATGGCCTTTCGCGATCAAGGGCGACATCGCCACCGGCCCCGGCGTCAGCGACGACAAGGGCGGCATTGCCGTGGTGCTGGGAACGCTGGAAATGCTGCGGAAGCTGGGCTTCGGCGACTACGGGACGATCACGATCGCGTTCAATCCGGACGAGGAGATCGGCTCCCCCGGATCGCGGCACTTGATCGAGCAACTGGGCGCCGAGCACGATTACGTCCTCTCCTGCGAGCCTGGCGGCAAGCAGCGCATCCTCGCCACCAGCGGCATCGCCACGCTTTCCCTCAAAGTGGAAGGCAAGGCCTCCCACGCCGGCGTCGCTCCGCAGGATGGCCGCAACGCACTGGTCGAGGCGGCCGACATCATCGGCCGCACCGCCGCCCTCTCCGATCCGGCCAAAGGGTTCAAGTTCAACTGGACGATCGCGCAGTCGGGCTCGAAGCACAACATCATCCCCGACCTTGCCGAAGCCACCGCCGACATCCGTTACATCGACGAGGCCGACGTCACCGCCACGATGGCGCACCTGCGGCAACTCGCGGCCGCCCCGGCGGTGGAGGGCACGCGCGTGAGCTTTACTCTGGGTCGCAACCGCCCGCCGATGGTCCCCACCGACAAGGCCCGCGAAATGGCCAAGGTCGCCGCCGGGGCCGGGCGCGAGTTCGGCTATCCGATCACGATCCTCGACAAGCCTTTCGGCGGCGGCAGCGACGCGGCCTATGCGGCGGTTTCGGGCAAGTCGGGCGTGGTCGAGAGCTTCGGCCTCGGCGGCGAGCACGCCCACACCTTAGGCGAGGAAACCGCAGACCTCGGCTCCATGCCTTCCTCCCTCTACGTGATGGCGCGCACGATCGTGCTGCTATCGGGACGGTAG
- the egtD gene encoding L-histidine N(alpha)-methyltransferase — MATAVRELIDTSRDALRAQFRRDVLTGLSQQRKAIPARWFYDHRGSQLFEEITRLPEYYPTRVETGILMAHATRIGRMVGSKHHVVVEFGAGSATKTPLLLGAIWPAAYVPIDISGEFLSESCEALAARYPDLPIYPVEADFSQPATLPAEVGQHPRLGFFPGSTIGNMEPMAAADLLRSMRRTLGAGSLLLIGFDRIKSETELVCAYDDAQGVTAAFNLNLADRINRELGGTIPRDGIAHRAVWNDERARIEMHIAATRDIDFEVCGRAFAMAAGETIHTENSHKYDPRSADTLLLAGGWEPLQGFGDADDKFMVILARAIGDELTA; from the coding sequence ATGGCCACCGCCGTCCGCGAATTGATCGACACCTCCCGCGATGCCTTGCGCGCCCAATTCCGCCGCGACGTGCTGACCGGCCTTTCGCAGCAACGCAAGGCGATCCCCGCCCGCTGGTTCTACGACCATCGCGGCAGCCAGTTGTTCGAGGAGATCACGCGCCTCCCCGAATATTACCCTACACGTGTCGAGACCGGCATTCTCATGGCCCATGCCACGCGGATCGGGCGCATGGTGGGATCGAAGCACCACGTCGTCGTCGAATTCGGTGCGGGCAGCGCAACCAAGACGCCGCTGCTGCTCGGCGCGATCTGGCCCGCCGCCTACGTGCCGATCGACATCTCGGGCGAATTCCTGAGCGAGTCCTGCGAAGCGCTGGCGGCGCGTTACCCGGACCTTCCGATCTACCCGGTCGAGGCGGACTTCAGCCAGCCCGCCACGTTGCCCGCCGAAGTGGGGCAGCACCCGCGTCTGGGCTTCTTCCCCGGCTCCACGATCGGCAACATGGAACCGATGGCCGCCGCCGACCTGCTGCGCTCGATGCGCCGCACGCTGGGCGCGGGCAGCCTGCTGCTGATAGGCTTCGACCGGATCAAGAGCGAGACGGAACTGGTTTGCGCCTACGACGATGCGCAAGGCGTGACGGCGGCGTTCAACCTCAATCTCGCCGACAGGATCAACCGGGAACTTGGCGGTACGATTCCTCGCGACGGCATCGCTCACCGCGCGGTCTGGAACGACGAACGTGCGCGGATTGAGATGCACATCGCCGCGACGCGCGACATCGACTTCGAGGTCTGCGGCCGCGCCTTCGCCATGGCGGCCGGCGAGACGATCCACACGGAGAACAGCCACAAGTACGACCCGCGCAGCGCCGATACCCTGCTGCTGGCTGGCGGCTGGGAGCCGCTGCAGGGCTTTGGCGATGCCGATGACAAGTTCATGGTGATCCTGGCCCGCGCGATTGGCGACGAATTGACCGCGTGA